The Drosophila suzukii chromosome X, CBGP_Dsuzu_IsoJpt1.0, whole genome shotgun sequence DNA window ATTTTTGGCTCATTAAGAGTAGTAAATTGCTCGCATTAATAAACTACTTAAGGTAAAGTATTTTATGTTGGTCACTTGGGTGGATgagtaatattttttagttCTTAAATTTATGCtggatacatttttaagaTTTACAGGGTATGTTTTCTGTGAAACAGCCAATACCATTGGCCGAAGTCCTGCTGTCAGTTTACGCTCCTTCCGGTCCATCGTCTTGGCTGCCTAGACCAGGACACCAGTGGTCAGGACTACTACTACCCAACCCCCATCCCCCGCCCCCTTTGAGCCCTCTGCCGATCCCAGCACACTTGTGTGTAATATTGCCACAATTTGCTGGCCAGTTCCAGGGCCCCAGGCAATAAGCCAAAAACCAGCGGCCATCATAACCCGTGTGGATATGACTCCTCGTCCTGCCGCAAACATTACGCGCCCACCTCGCCGCTGTAATCAAACACAAGGACACAAGGATGCGAGGGTGGATGGAAAAGAACAAAATGTTTATGAGGGAATACCGCGAgcaataaaatttaatatgaGCAAATGATACGGGAATCGGGAGTCGGGATGGGTGGCACTAAAAGGGCGGACTGTGTAATAACCACAAATAAAAGCGGCTGGCTGAGGCAATGACAATAAAGAATGAAGAGGAAAATCAAAGTTATGCAATGGCCCCCCGCAGGATGTCGgcaaatgtgtgtgtgtgtatgtgctcCTTTGTGAGCTATAAAATTAACAATTCAATGAAGTGAATTCGAAATGGCAAATCGAAAAGCGTAGATATCGCAAGCTAAAAAGGCAGCTGGCCTTGGACCTAGAAGGGCTCAAAGAAGAAGCCAGCCACCCAACCAAAAAAGTACGAAAATGTATACGAACTCGCATAGTCATAAAAAAAATTGCGTATACGCTTAGGAGTACGCTGCCAGACGcacaataaaaattaaaataaaataagaaaataggAGCCCACAAAAAGTTGCCCAAGCAGCTGTAACAATTACGATTGTGCCAGTTACTTGGctggttttaatttttgatcGCTCCCAGGAAAAGAATAAACTTTTCTCTGTTTTTATGTGCAGGAGACTATTGTTTGGCAGCCCACCTTGCAAACAGAATAATAATTTTGCTGgcttatttttaaaagcccttaTATAAAACTTCATCAAAAATAAAGCaagtcattaaaaaaaattccttTCTGTACGAAATATTTATGCAGAAATGCATTACATTCCTCTTAAATTcacaaaaatgtatttgtttattatCCGTAAAACCCAGCATGGCATTGCAGGCAACTTTATGAAAAGAACATCAGCATTTTCtgattgaaaaaaaaaaagtatggAAAAAATACCAGGCAACTTTATGAAAAGAACATCGCCAATTTCtgtcaaaacaaaaatgttgaaaaaaaTGCAAACAGAAGCCGAATTTTTTGATTCCAAACTCGGAAAAAACCTGTTAATTAAAACTAAGTGCTCTGTGAATATCTCTATCTGTACATATGTGgaaaaatgaaatagaaaacaagtttttaccctttttttttgctttatcTAGGAAATTGCTTTCTTCAAAATGGCTTCTAAATTCAACAAAACTCAACAATCAAATAAAACAGAAGTGAAAAAGAGAATAATTTCTATTCCTACAGTGAGTTTGTAAGATGAAAGTGTGGTTTTCTAAAAGGAGGTGAAAGTTAACTAACTAAATTTTTTCTATAAAATGTATGAAAAATggtatatattattatataaatgATGAGATCGATTTCAGTTTAGACTTTCCTTGAACACAAAACAAGTATCGCATAAATTACGCGCAAATTGCGCAGTGTTGTGGCTTCGTTTTGAATTAAGAACGGAATGCATTCGAAGTGCCTAAATAATTGTTATGTTATgtgttgattttagttgctgATTTTGCTGCTGATTTTGTTGTTCGACAGCTGCCTAATGAAATCAATAGAAAGGCAGCGGCGTCTTTTGTTTGCCAGCCGTTCGCTAAAATGTTTGCACTTGGCTTAAACGCAAAATTTGCTGATATTTGGCTAACGGGCGAAAGGATGCCCGAGAATGCTGAGTGCAGCGATGCGTTGTCAATGGCAGCATCTGCGGTTTTCCAGGGGCGGCGGCGGGTTTTCCAAAGGGGGAGGGGGTGCATTGTGAATTGTTCAtattttgattaatttctctgTGTACTGCGACTCCTTGCGGTGGCtgctgttttgttgttgctgtttgtCAAGCGGAGTAATTGCAAAATCCAGTGCTTATGTGTGTGCTGCAATTATGCGCACGCACACACTGCCAAGCagccgcacacacacacacacacacactcgcaaacttaagcacacatgCAAACTGCAGTTAAGCAAATAATACGCTAAAAGCATAAACTAAATGAATTAAACGACACAACCGACACGGAAAGGAGCTTACAGGCCCTgcattatatatgtataaccATACACagatcaaaaaaatattaagattaattgttttaattttacagGATTAGTAGATAGATTTAACAGACATCGTTACACATCGTGTTAACTATTAATTAGaactattatttttaagtgGTATTTGCCCATGAGCTTCTTTACAGCAACAAAAGGCTTAAATATGCTTTATAGCCTTTAAAGTTGAGATCCCTCTAACACTATATCATttcatcattttcatttttttcattAAGTGTATATAATGGGTTAAGAGCAAGCCCCTAAaaagattaaataaaaaaaaccccCCCAAAATGTGCATTTAtgtaaacaataaaataatgttaaattaatagtgaaaaatgcaaatattgttctttctctctctctctctttttgGAAATACTCTTAAATCAAAAATTAGAGAGCAAAGAGCAAAATCCTAGATGGCGTCTTACAAACCTTAAAaagattatataaaaaatatccCCTCCCCCAATGTTATTTAATGTTAAATTGATAGTACAATTTGCAAATGTCgttctttctctctctctctcaattTGAGAATACTTTTAAATCGAAAAAGAGAGGACAAAGAGCAAAATGCAAGATGGCGTCTCAATTATTTCTGCGTTATAGCGAGACAGACAATAAAATAATGTTaaattgatagtgaaaattgCAAATATAGTTCttcctctctctctctttttgGATATACTCCCAAATTGAAAAACTGAGAGCAAAGAGCAAAATGCAAGATGGGGTCTCAATTATTTCTGAGTTAGAGTGAGGCAGACAGAGCTCGAAATATCAATATCAAATTGATACGTACAACTATCTTTCCTTATCACTTATTTTTATCGGTGTACGTATGGACGATAGCCACCCACCCCATTTCGCTGGAACTTTCTATAAAATATGAGATAATAAAAAGTGAATTATGTTCCCGCACAGCCGCTGAAACCAGCGGAAACGGAagaaaggggggggggggggggggggggaggtGGAACATGAATCTCACAGATGAGGGACAACAAATAAATGGGAGCACAAACATAAAGCAATAACAGCATCAACAGGAGCCCAGCAGCAGAGGCGGCAGCAACAAGAGTTAATTGCAATTGTTTGTTCGCCagttagttttttatttgcaCTTTAATTATGAGAAATAGTAGTAGACCATAGCGCAGAGCACAGCAGCAGAAACTAATTTTCATAAGTACACAACTTTGTGCAAAACGGGGGCCAAAGTGAGGAGGAGCAGACACATGACTTATGACAAAACACAAAACTTGATGGCCAAGACTACCAAGACTACGCCACTACCAAGAACCAAGAACCAAGAACCAAGAACCACTGGCCACTCCGGAGACACAATGGAGCCCACAGgaaacaaaatgaaatggaTGCAATAAAACGGAGCACTCCCGACCAGCGCAAATAAGCAAACAaataaagttataaataataataccagaAAATTATGATGGAAGCTGGACGCCCAAGTGAAAAGCCCCGCAACTATGGCAGCCCCCTGGAAATCttacataatttttcaaaacaaaTTCTCATTCTTAGTCACAGCAAGTGCAGTGGGGACTTGACACGAATAAATAAAGGCCATTACAAAGAAACCGGATGTTATTGTGTTATTTATTCATTGACTCGAAATAACAATGAAATTCGTTGTTTTATATTAATACACTTTaacctttttaaatttacagaaaaactaaagttaaataaaaaaaaatattataatataattagtGTAGGGTGAATAACAGATATAATAtgtttaaaacatttatatatgttcgttttatatatttgttaaaGTGTCTCCAggaaatacaaatataataattattgtggacttaaaaataaatgtagaaattaaaataaataaaatcctTAAAAATTACATATGAACACTCCCCAATAAATTCACCATTTTATAATCAtccaataatttttaaaaaaatatttaataaaagatgtatttatattgttatctgaaGGCTTATACTTATAAAAGTATAAATTACAAAGTCATAAAATAACCATTTACTTATAAAATGATTACGCAACTTAACAAAATAATTCAAATTTGCAACGAAACTATCCTTTAAATTCAATATCGTATACAAAACTACTATAAATTTTTCCAATAAAATGTAGGCTAATACATTTTTAGTCATCAAAGCAATCCTGGACAATAGCTTCACAGGTTGGCATCGCTTGTCACTCAGTTCACTCCGAGTCTCGTTCGCCTGGAGAGCTCCAACTTGTATACCTTTTTATCATATTTATATCGAAAATGACTTCGTTCTACGGCTACCGTTGCCCCTACGAGGATGGGATGGATCTATCGTGCGTGAGTTTGAACTATGGTCGCAGGATCGTAAGGATGGACAGGCACGCCCTGCTGATGAATGCCCTCAAGAAGATGCCGCCAAAGCCGCAGAAAACGGCTCGTTTGTTTCAGCCCAAGCTGGAGAAGGACAAGGACAATGAGactatttttatatttgcAGCCCAAAAGGATAGGGTAAAGGATATCCGGGTGGCAGCTACGTTGGTCAAAGGACCGGAATCTGGATACGGACGCAATCATCGTGGTGCTCGGATCTTTGATCGCCATTCCGGTTCAAATCGCACTGGTGTCAAGGCGGTGGACAAACGCAATGGGGCCGGGGCCCACAACTGGGGATCGCCGGAGCAGGAGATCCAGATGTACCAGAAGGACGATTCTCGCAGGAACAAGCAATCACAGGATGTGCCCATCCAATCGAAGGCGGCTGCAGAATATTGTTCCTCGAAGGACTCGCCGGTGCAATTCACACTGGACGAGTGGCGTGCCATGCAGGCCCTAAAGAAGAAATTACTTCAGAAGAATCAGGAGAAGGCTTCCAAGGATGATGAAGCTGGGTCGGGAGAATCAGGAGGTTCAGGAAGCTCTGGAGGATCCGGAGATGAAGCCGCAGGACGCTGCTCTGGTCGCCAATCGCGTCTAGTCGACATCAAGTTCTATTTCAGTTCCAAGCCAGGACCCATTTTGAGGATCAGCGACTACCCAAAGTCCTGCCCAAAGGTCGACGATAAGGGGCAGTTCCCCAAACTTTCTTAAATCAACATTTTCAAGTTGCCCTTTTCTACTGCGATTCAAGTAAATTTTGGTATTTCGCTTTATATTCATGTTACTTACATCAATGTGATTCGGTATTATGTTAAAAATGCGAGGGATTTGAGGCAAAAAGAAAACCTTTTGGGATcttcaaaattttaataaaattgcCATAGATCAAAGCCAATATAACtgttttttgaaaatttaagGGATTAAATAAATTCTAATAAATAACTTACCATAGGAAGAGCCTgtgatataatatattatatatatcaaaaatcgtgttttttcaatattagcTAACCTACTATTTTGCTTTTATAATACATAATAATACaagtgaaaataaaagaacTTGTAAAATTACAAAAACTATCTATCTTTAAGTAGTCCTTTGAAGGTTCTTTTATAGGTTATCCCAGGCATGATATTTGATTTAAATTGAGTAGGTCTTCGCCATTGGAATtgccttttttatttttgtagcTTCGAAACTCTGGGGAAAACCTTAAATTCGCTTTAAGGTTGTCCGCACTGCTTCGAATGGAATTTTCCGACGTCACCGCaaagttttcagttttccaTGTTGTGTTTCCGCTTGTTTCCCTCCTAGTTTCAGCTTTTTGCGTTTTCTCCACCATGTTACATTAAATTGAACAAATTCTAgcgaaacaaaaacaaaagcacCAACTGAGGACTATAAGAAACTGTAGAGCTCGAGtgcaaaaaaagaaaggagaaataaaaaaaaaagtctgcAAACTTTTTGCGCGGCCTATTCTCTGTCCCCCTTTCTCCTACTCAAGGCCTCCCACTCGCACTAATTACAGCACACGTTAGTTGTCAAGCGCGGGAAAGGGACAACGATAGTGAGCAATAAAAAGAGAGGGACGAACTCTCTGCGGAactgcaaattaaatgaaattctAGCAAGTTTTTTAGTTACCAACCATTTTTTCACGCCGCTGATATTAATGAAAATCAGTGCTggtactcttttttttttttttttgattttccccGAGTGGGTAGGACTGGAATTGAACTTGATTTGCCCGCACAACCTACGTTTCCATAACTGGCAACCAATTAGGAAGATGCCTAGTCGAAGTAAGCCAAGCAGATGTGAAGTTTTTGTTAACATGATGAATACATTTCGGCCTCGACGACTGGAACTGGATGCTTGTTAAAATTGATTGCCGGCAAAAACAAGGCAAAAGCAACAACTGCTTAGGCCAGTTACCTTTTTGCCGGCTTTTCGATCCGGGGACCGAGGAACATTGATTTATATTTGTATTGACACTTCGACCCCCCTTCGGCAAAAACCCCGTGCCAACACTGCCTGCGATGCTGTTTGCCCATCGCACGAATTTGTCCTTGTCATTGTTTTACAAGCCGCCCGCATCACCGCCCACTTTTCCGCCCGAAAAATCGGAGACAAAAGCGGAGGAAAATCGGACAAAAGCAGGAGGAAAATCGATTAAACAGCAAGAAGATACGTTTGGGGTAGGCTCTACAAGTACCGTTGAATATTTAGGTAGTAATGGGTTTTTAAAGTGAATATGTTCTATAATAATAGATTACAAATTTAACGCAGAAACCCTATAATATTTTTACTGGGTgcatattaaaatatttttatttgctaAATTACGTCCACAATGGcataattatatataaattttaataaaggGGTATataagaattaaaaaaaaatctataagTGTTACTATATCAATGAACTACCGTTTACTAACTCtcaaaatttttgaaaacCATTGTATTTATATGATAACTTGTGATTTTCTGCAACAGTCGAATAAACATTTAGAGTTAGTCACTTTGAATTTTGTGGCAAAAACACGTTCAAAAGGTTTATTAAGTCGTGttagcaaaataaaaagaatttaTGATGATATTGCGTAAAATGTGTGCAATCTAGAACCACAAACTATCCAGCAGAGTCGAAACCTCTGATTAAAGTTCAATAGGAAAAACGAACACAATAGCCTGCATATACATACTCGTAGAACGAAATGATAATGATTGCATAATTTTTGTGGGCACTGGGTCACACTTGAATAGTCTCGTTTCCGTCATCTGAAATTATTTCAAAGCTGACACGAGAAATTACCATTGATAAATGCCGGAAATGTGCTTCCCCTCTCCCACTGGCCCACTTTTGACCCACTTTCGACCCATTTTCGACCCACTCCTGTTCAGTTGCGGTGTGGTCGGAGGGCATGGCCGGCGATTCCGGGGATTCCGGAGGATCCTCCGCCATCGAGCCAGCTCACAATGGCCATGCAAATTGGACACGGCTGCAGTAGACCCCACTCCCACTCCCACTGCCACCCCCAATCTGGATCCCATGCCCAATCCTTGTCCGAATCCCATTCCGATTGCCGGACCCGGGTCATGTTTGTGTGGCGTGTGTTTGTTTAACTTGGTCATCAAGTCAAAACAAGAGGCGGAAAAGAATGGGCTATGGGGCGGCGGGGTAAAGTGTAGTGGAGTGGTTATGGTGGCAAAAAGAGGACAACTTGTGCTGTTGAATGCAACATGATTGGAGGTTTCTTTAAAGGGCCAAAGCTGCACAGGGGTTGGCAGGGGGTGGCACTAATTCACCGACGACTTCCTGCAATTAATGTCGATGTCAGCATCGATTGACAAGTTGATTTGGTCTCGAATAGCCAACAGCACAATAGGTATCGTTCGGCGTTGAAAAATGCATGAATTGGTTTAAGCTTTTCAAATTGAAATTAGAGCTAGTGAATATTTAAATTCACTTGTATTTCAGGGGGTTTGTTTAAGGGTAATGACATAAGCCCTGAAAAGTACTtgtttttggcggtttttaagccaaatcaaggcgtacagctaaaagaccgactgttttgagtaGCTTGCTTCCTAAGCTAACGAACCAAatcaatttaaagaaaatttattttttgaccaattttcgcattttttatggGGTTGGCATCAtgtttttttgtgaaaaatgtaaaaaattaaaaattttcaggtttgaacgccaatggattggaaattaaacaacgagctgaacgaggtatgacattccttgaTCTGACGTTTATTTACTTTATaacagccaaaaaactgatttttaatggcgaaaaaatgggattcacattttgtcaaaaatacgagattcagattttagtcaaaaataccatttttccTTGCCGTTTTTCAATCTCAGTTTGGTTAAATCAAGgtgtacagctaaaagaccgactgttttgagtaGATTGCTTCCTAAACTAACGAACCCAACCAGTTTaaggaaaatgtattttttggccaattttcgcattttttatggTGTTGGCATCAtgtttttttgtaaaaaatgtgaaaaattaaaaatttatagtTTTGAACGCCAATAGAAAtacgagattcagattttagtcaaaaatacaatttttctttGCCCTTTTTCGAATGTattttggccaaatcaaggcgtacagctaaaagaccgactgttttgagtaGCTTGCTTCCTAAACTAACGTACCCAATCagtttaaggaaaatttattttttggccaattttcgcattttttatggGGTTGGCATCatgttttttttgtaaaaaatgtgaaaaattaaaaatttctaGTTTTGAACGCCAatagattggaaattaaacaacgagctcaacgaggtatgacattccttgaTCTGACTTTTATTTACTTCATAGTagccaaaaaactgatttttaatggcgaaaaaatgggatttagattttgtcaaaaatacgagattcagattttagtaaaaaataccatttttctTTGCCGTTTTCCGAatgtagtttggccaaatcaaggcgtacagctaaaataccgactgttttgagtaGCTTGCTTCCTAAACTAACGTACCCAATCagtttaaggaaaatttatttgttggccaatttttgcattttttatggGGTTGGCATCAGTTTTTTGGtaaaaattgtgaaaaattaaaaatttccaggtttgaacgccaatggattggaaattaaacaacgagctcagcgaggtatgacattcctcattgtGACCCATTTTTGCAATATGCCAGCCAAAACgctgatttttttttgcctaAAACCAGGATTTCAGCGGTTTCACTATTGAATCGGGCGCTCTACCACGATCCTTGAAAGCATGTTTGACATTTGTTTAATTAAGTTCAACATTTTATGAATACAACATAAACGATCTTTCTAACGAACAAAAGATCTTCAAAACTCCCAGGAGCTctcaaaataataaaaaaatatgtggAGACACCGGGAATTGAACCCGAGACCTCTCACATGCGAAGCGAGCGCTCTGCCACTGAGCTACGTCCCCttgaaaacatttcaaataatTGACAGATTAAGTTTACTTAAGttcaaattttcacaaaatactacgaaaaacaaaaatatcaGCAAAAACgctttttcttcttttccACAGGGACGAAAGATCTTCAAGAGCTTAAACCTTTTTTCATGACTTTTTTTAAACGTTCGAACGATACTTTAAATTATCAATTGACACGTAATCAAATGAGTTGCACTGGGTAACTTATCGAAGTGTGTATGCCGACCGCTGTTGTGCACTGTTTGTGATGCGGCGGAAAACCAGCAAATCTATTTTTTATGCCGGCGTATTACCTTTTTTAGTTATCGCGCCTCCCCATTTCTAAGGAGTGGTTTTGAGAGCTGAAAAACATAACTTTCAactgcaaaaaaataaaataattaaagaaaaatataataaaaatgaaatttggTATTCGAAAACCATAAGCAAGCTCTCCCCTCTTGCACACAAAGCTGGCACTAAAAACAATATTATAAGATATTAAAAAACTGTTAACGGTTATGGAGACGCCGGGGATCGAACCCGGGGCCTCTCACATGCAAAGCGAGCGCTCTACCACTGAGCTACGTCCCCACCTGACACCTGTTCATTAATCAGTTTCCTTCTAATTAATCATAAAAAATCTCTTCAAGAATATAAGGACTCTTCCGTATAAAGACTTTGGATTTCGCGGTTTTATTTGAAACAGTACCTTTGTGTTTAATtcgtttttaaaatatcaCTTTCA harbors:
- the PPYR1 gene encoding uncharacterized protein PPYR1, whose product is MTSFYGYRCPYEDGMDLSCVSLNYGRRIVRMDRHALLMNALKKMPPKPQKTARLFQPKLEKDKDNETIFIFAAQKDRVKDIRVAATLVKGPESGYGRNHRGARIFDRHSGSNRTGVKAVDKRNGAGAHNWGSPEQEIQMYQKDDSRRNKQSQDVPIQSKAAAEYCSSKDSPVQFTLDEWRAMQALKKKLLQKNQEKASKDDEAGSGESGGSGSSGGSGDEAAGRCSGRQSRLVDIKFYFSSKPGPILRISDYPKSCPKVDDKGQFPKLS